The following proteins are encoded in a genomic region of Gimesia algae:
- a CDS encoding GNAT family N-acetyltransferase, translating into MQILEADLTNPEHASALVSLLNSYACSPEGGGTALPADVQHNLAAALLARPDASVLLAFADETPIGLMTCIEGFSTFACKPLMNIHDVYVSPDFRGQGIAGQLFAHVESIAKIRGCCKLTLEVLQGNQRAQAVYARLGFSGYELTPEMGHALFWEKKL; encoded by the coding sequence ATGCAGATTCTCGAAGCAGACCTGACGAACCCGGAACATGCCAGCGCCCTGGTTTCACTGTTAAACAGTTATGCCTGCAGTCCCGAGGGAGGCGGCACCGCTTTACCGGCTGATGTGCAGCACAATCTGGCGGCTGCTTTGCTTGCACGCCCGGATGCCAGTGTGCTATTGGCATTCGCAGATGAGACACCGATTGGCCTGATGACCTGTATCGAAGGTTTCTCGACGTTTGCCTGCAAGCCATTAATGAATATTCACGATGTCTATGTTTCCCCAGACTTTCGCGGACAGGGTATCGCCGGTCAACTGTTTGCGCACGTGGAAAGCATTGCGAAAATACGGGGATGCTGTAAACTCACTCTGGAAGTCCTGCAGGGAAATCAGCGTGCTCAAGCCGTCTATGCCCGTCTCGGCTTTTCCGGCTATGAACTGACGCCTGAGATGGGGCACGCCCTGTTCTGGGAAAAGAAACTGTAA
- a CDS encoding tetratricopeptide repeat protein yields MKSEHRHELQTNDLGKLVHQAEPYLETYGVKALVIGGVLLVLVIGYSAWKTSQTSQEAEAWTRLAAANSTEDFENVYDEFPGTNVADWAMIHAAESHLQSGVRNSFTDRSAGTRDLNDAKEQFQKLLDSSSTKPEIRERALFGMARTEESMSDGDLANATELYKKLIQEFPDSIFRKLAEQRVKPVDGEKVAALEEEGTKNFYKWFHEQSPKPGDRQRPGFNMPLPGMTPGGAGGDAKEELPGLPDLPGLPSLPGLPEPLTNSPQTDDTKTDTPKPEAPVKEAPAKAEPKSADKPATPAEPAKKTEAPAEKPSPEPATEKKP; encoded by the coding sequence ATGAAGAGCGAACATAGACACGAACTGCAAACCAATGACCTGGGGAAACTGGTACATCAGGCAGAACCATATCTCGAAACCTATGGCGTCAAAGCCCTGGTGATCGGTGGGGTTTTGCTGGTGCTGGTGATCGGTTATTCTGCCTGGAAAACCAGCCAGACCTCGCAGGAAGCGGAAGCCTGGACCCGACTGGCTGCCGCCAATTCGACCGAAGATTTCGAAAATGTCTATGATGAATTCCCCGGCACGAACGTCGCCGACTGGGCGATGATCCATGCTGCCGAAAGTCATCTGCAGTCGGGAGTGCGAAACTCCTTTACTGATCGCAGTGCCGGTACTCGCGATTTGAATGATGCCAAAGAACAGTTCCAGAAACTGCTCGATTCGTCTTCCACCAAACCCGAAATTCGGGAACGGGCGCTGTTTGGAATGGCACGGACCGAAGAGTCGATGTCGGACGGCGATCTGGCAAACGCGACTGAACTTTACAAAAAACTGATCCAGGAATTTCCCGATTCTATCTTCCGTAAACTGGCCGAACAACGTGTGAAACCCGTGGATGGCGAAAAAGTCGCCGCCCTCGAAGAGGAAGGCACGAAGAACTTTTACAAATGGTTCCACGAACAGTCACCCAAACCCGGTGATCGTCAACGCCCCGGATTCAATATGCCTCTACCAGGCATGACTCCAGGCGGTGCAGGCGGTGATGCCAAAGAAGAACTGCCCGGGCTTCCCGATCTGCCAGGTCTCCCAAGTCTTCCCGGGCTGCCTGAACCTTTGACGAATTCTCCGCAGACTGACGACACAAAAACGGACACACCGAAACCAGAGGCTCCTGTGAAGGAAGCACCTGCGAAAGCAGAACCCAAGTCTGCAGACAAGCCGGCTACTCCTGCAGAGCCTGCGAAGAAAACCGAAGCTCCCGCTGAAAAGCCGAGTCCGGAACCAGCGACCGAAAAGAAACCATAA
- a CDS encoding DUF1559 family PulG-like putative transporter produces MTRQRWLELGVVAGIMILLLALLVPAVHRAREQARKSSSKNNLKQIGLALHNYHETFLCFPPGGTIREDGLAMQGWMIMLMPFLDASPYYNMVDSSLPWNSPENFPVCGLSKPVYQIPETDMGRTSAGHGVTFYLGNPNLLHRNSSIQLKQIRAEIAHNWLAGEVAGKYQPWAYPFNWRPLGTKLCDGPDSFGHSAWDGANILLTDGRVSYFSKQTSPEVLKRMAELPPDATGEQVHVPDRTFNIGDYYWESINLDSNPEGINQYIVKVLRDPSGRLLSMNVCFKFIVRPGETAEYKGKGAVFEFLAHISPKTDIASLLKSTILVEETTSQQMEANVKLLQSLQSRLPKIKPDHQGI; encoded by the coding sequence ATGACCAGACAACGTTGGTTGGAACTGGGGGTCGTTGCGGGCATCATGATACTGTTGCTCGCCCTACTGGTACCGGCGGTGCATCGGGCCCGCGAACAGGCTCGCAAGTCCTCATCAAAGAATAACCTGAAGCAGATCGGTCTGGCGCTGCACAATTATCATGAAACGTTTTTGTGCTTCCCGCCCGGAGGAACTATCCGCGAGGATGGTTTAGCCATGCAGGGCTGGATGATCATGCTCATGCCCTTTCTCGACGCCAGTCCATATTACAATATGGTTGATTCTTCTCTACCCTGGAACAGCCCGGAGAATTTTCCGGTTTGTGGACTGTCGAAACCCGTTTATCAGATTCCTGAAACGGATATGGGGCGGACCAGCGCTGGTCACGGCGTGACTTTTTATCTGGGAAATCCGAATCTGCTGCACCGTAACAGTTCAATTCAACTCAAGCAGATCAGAGCAGAGATCGCACATAACTGGCTGGCTGGTGAAGTCGCTGGGAAATATCAGCCGTGGGCTTACCCCTTCAACTGGCGACCACTGGGAACAAAGCTCTGCGATGGACCAGACAGCTTCGGCCACTCCGCCTGGGATGGGGCAAATATTTTACTTACTGATGGCAGAGTGTCTTACTTTTCAAAGCAGACTTCACCCGAAGTTCTTAAGCGAATGGCAGAGTTGCCTCCCGACGCAACTGGAGAACAGGTCCATGTTCCTGACCGTACGTTTAACATCGGCGATTACTACTGGGAAAGCATTAATCTGGATTCTAATCCCGAAGGAATCAATCAATATATTGTCAAAGTGCTAAGAGACCCGTCCGGGAGGCTCTTGTCGATGAATGTCTGCTTTAAGTTTATTGTAAGACCCGGAGAAACTGCCGAATATAAGGGAAAGGGAGCAGTGTTTGAGTTTTTGGCACACATCAGCCCGAAGACAGACATCGCCTCCTTGCTCAAATCCACCATACTCGTGGAAGAGACAACATCGCAGCAGATGGAAGCAAATGTGAAACTACTGCAGAGCCTGCAGAGTCGGTTGCCCAAAATAAAACCTGACCATCAGGGAATCTGA
- a CDS encoding carbohydrate kinase family protein produces MNFDVVGLGTVVVDHLVLLSHHPAQDAKTNIISDAYQIGGPVPTAQVLLSRLGKQCAFIGSWGDDQYGPLIAEELAAENLDLSGSRQLPGTRSGYAQVWIDESASTRTIACYRPEHWLQPVDLDESILQQARAVHLDGWPQATCLRAAQVAQQSGAKVCLDAGSLKPGMEELIPYLNVMNCPRRFITEYLDTDDIHAAGQELLQQGPELVTITDGVNGAWLFTESTRLHCAALPVLSLDTTGAGDVFSGALLYGILEDWPVERTLKFASITAALKCERLGNRDALPTLAEINAVLQTKELRLSRWD; encoded by the coding sequence ATGAATTTCGATGTCGTCGGCCTGGGAACTGTCGTGGTAGACCATCTGGTTCTGCTGTCGCATCATCCGGCCCAGGATGCCAAAACCAACATCATTAGTGACGCGTATCAGATTGGTGGACCGGTACCAACAGCCCAGGTACTATTGAGTCGCCTGGGGAAACAGTGTGCGTTTATCGGCAGTTGGGGCGACGACCAGTACGGGCCACTGATCGCGGAAGAACTCGCTGCAGAAAATCTGGATCTCTCAGGCAGCCGTCAACTGCCCGGCACTCGCTCCGGATATGCGCAGGTCTGGATCGATGAAAGTGCCAGTACCCGTACGATTGCCTGCTATCGTCCCGAACACTGGCTGCAACCCGTTGATCTCGATGAATCGATTCTGCAACAGGCACGCGCGGTTCACCTGGATGGCTGGCCGCAAGCCACCTGTCTGCGCGCCGCACAGGTTGCGCAACAATCGGGCGCAAAGGTCTGCCTGGATGCAGGATCGCTGAAACCGGGAATGGAAGAGCTGATTCCTTACCTCAACGTGATGAACTGCCCGCGACGATTTATTACCGAATATCTCGATACCGACGATATCCACGCCGCAGGACAGGAATTATTACAACAGGGACCCGAACTGGTCACGATTACCGATGGCGTCAACGGTGCCTGGCTGTTTACGGAATCCACGCGTCTGCATTGTGCAGCGTTGCCCGTCCTTTCGCTGGATACGACTGGCGCAGGAGACGTATTCTCCGGCGCGCTGCTGTATGGCATTCTGGAAGACTGGCCTGTGGAGCGGACTTTGAAATTTGCCAGTATCACAGCGGCTCTGAAATGCGAGCGTCTGGGAAACCGGGACGCTTTACCGACGCTGGCTGAAATCAACGCAGTACTGCAAACTAAGGAGCTGCGTCTTTCACGATGGGATTGA
- a CDS encoding DUF1559 family PulG-like putative transporter translates to MQRWISIGVVLVLIVLVISLLLPAVHQSREAARKSVSKNNLKQIGLAVLNYEDAHRCMPSGGVIREDGTAMQGWLTMFLPFMDASPDYNRINMHTAWYSPANLDVTETIRPAYLNPDARANYTSTGFGLTHYQGNPHLFCRNSSVTFDQMEMGTAHTWVAGEVAGNYQPWAYPFNWRPLGKQLCTGPESFGYPNWKGGHLLFADGSVSFFSDQTSQEILNQFVSAPPVPALEQMMIPDKQFETGIFDWKYMPLQTDQHSDRSYFVKLFEISDEQPILIQLFRSNHRELQEEEKQLVDMEEIRTFSVPRLLLRIDKTTDISQALKTSSLSEDASPAQMKVILNRLQALQEQLP, encoded by the coding sequence ATGCAGCGCTGGATTTCGATTGGCGTCGTGTTGGTGTTGATTGTCCTGGTGATCAGCCTGTTGTTGCCGGCGGTACACCAGTCACGCGAAGCGGCCCGCAAGTCGGTCTCCAAGAACAACCTGAAGCAGATCGGTCTGGCGGTGCTCAATTATGAAGATGCGCATCGATGTATGCCTTCCGGCGGAGTCATCCGTGAAGATGGAACAGCGATGCAGGGCTGGTTGACGATGTTTCTGCCTTTCATGGACGCCAGTCCGGATTATAACAGGATCAATATGCACACAGCCTGGTACAGTCCCGCCAATCTTGATGTGACAGAAACAATCCGTCCAGCCTACCTGAATCCAGATGCCAGGGCGAATTACACGAGCACCGGTTTTGGGCTCACTCATTACCAGGGAAACCCGCATCTGTTCTGTCGAAACAGCAGTGTCACTTTCGACCAGATGGAGATGGGCACCGCTCATACCTGGGTGGCAGGGGAAGTGGCGGGGAATTATCAACCGTGGGCTTACCCTTTCAACTGGCGGCCTCTGGGAAAACAACTGTGTACTGGGCCGGAGAGTTTCGGCTACCCGAACTGGAAAGGGGGGCATCTACTGTTCGCGGATGGTAGTGTCTCCTTTTTCTCTGACCAGACCTCGCAGGAGATTCTGAATCAATTTGTCAGTGCCCCTCCCGTTCCTGCTCTGGAACAGATGATGATTCCCGACAAACAGTTTGAAACAGGCATATTTGATTGGAAATATATGCCGCTCCAGACAGATCAGCACAGTGATCGCTCTTATTTTGTGAAACTGTTCGAAATCAGCGATGAGCAGCCGATACTGATCCAGCTTTTCAGGAGCAACCACAGAGAGCTTCAGGAAGAAGAGAAGCAACTGGTGGACATGGAAGAAATAAGAACGTTTTCTGTGCCCCGGTTGCTGTTACGGATCGACAAGACCACGGATATTTCTCAGGCTTTGAAAACCAGTTCCCTGTCAGAAGATGCTAGCCCCGCTCAAATGAAGGTCATTCTCAATCGGCTGCAGGCACTGCAGGAACAGTTGCCGTAA
- a CDS encoding fumarylacetoacetate hydrolase family protein yields MKLAKVLLSNGERHIAIVEANGVQLLDLSQVENCHRMTDILHAPDPIGLAKFLIDTELPPVPFNQLEFLAPIDHQEVWAAGVTYKRSQVARMEESEAAASHYDQVYTADRPELFFKATPNRVCGPNQPVRVRFDSQWSVPEPELALVVSPDLRLVGYTIGNDMSARDIEGENPLYLPQAKFYKQCCGLGPCILLHEQPLDREATQIQLTIEREGEEVFRGDTSIAEMARGLEDLIGWLGKENDFPSGVILLTGTGVVPPDEFTLEDRDIVSIEISGIGTLINPIVKDAAP; encoded by the coding sequence ATGAAACTCGCTAAAGTTTTATTGTCAAACGGGGAACGACATATCGCTATCGTGGAAGCGAATGGAGTTCAGCTTCTGGATCTGTCACAGGTAGAAAACTGTCACCGCATGACCGATATTCTGCACGCTCCCGATCCGATTGGACTGGCGAAGTTTCTGATTGATACTGAATTGCCTCCCGTCCCTTTTAATCAACTGGAGTTTCTGGCGCCCATCGATCACCAGGAAGTCTGGGCGGCGGGCGTGACTTATAAACGCAGCCAGGTCGCGCGGATGGAAGAATCGGAAGCGGCTGCCTCGCATTACGATCAGGTTTACACCGCGGATCGACCCGAGCTGTTTTTCAAAGCAACTCCCAACCGGGTCTGTGGACCGAATCAGCCTGTCCGTGTGCGTTTTGACAGTCAGTGGTCTGTGCCTGAGCCTGAATTGGCACTGGTTGTCTCTCCCGATCTACGACTGGTCGGATACACGATCGGCAATGATATGTCGGCGCGGGATATTGAAGGGGAAAACCCACTCTATCTGCCTCAGGCCAAATTTTACAAACAGTGTTGTGGGCTCGGACCTTGTATCCTGCTGCATGAACAGCCCCTGGATCGAGAAGCGACGCAGATTCAACTCACCATCGAACGCGAAGGTGAAGAAGTCTTTCGCGGCGATACGTCCATCGCGGAGATGGCACGCGGACTGGAAGACCTGATTGGCTGGCTGGGGAAAGAAAATGATTTCCCCAGTGGCGTGATCTTATTAACGGGAACCGGAGTTGTGCCCCCCGATGAATTCACACTGGAAGATCGTGACATCGTCTCGATCGAGATCAGTGGGATTGGAACGCTCATCAATCCCATCGTGAAAGACGCAGCTCCTTAG
- a CDS encoding HisA/HisF-related TIM barrel protein gives MKIIPVLDILNQTVVRGVGGQRDTYRPIQSGLTRSSQPLDIAQALKEEFGFSEFYVADLDAILQQMLNLNLYQSLLEAGFTFLLDCGLHSAADSLSLSKLKGITIVAGLETLDSPQELKKLVQYWGAASSVFSLDLKQGKPVCNSSSDNPYAVIEDPLEIAELSMQQGVNQMILLDLSHVGTGLGTGTETLCRTLRSRHPELKLITGGGIHSRDDLLAQAEQGADAVLVASALHDGRLQRDTVLSLS, from the coding sequence ATGAAAATTATACCGGTCCTGGATATTCTGAATCAAACCGTCGTTCGCGGCGTAGGCGGACAGCGCGACACTTATCGACCCATTCAAAGCGGTCTGACTCGTTCCAGTCAACCCCTTGATATTGCGCAGGCATTGAAAGAAGAGTTTGGCTTCAGTGAATTTTATGTTGCGGATCTGGATGCGATTCTGCAACAAATGCTCAATTTGAACCTGTATCAGAGTCTGCTCGAAGCCGGTTTTACGTTTCTGCTCGATTGTGGATTGCACTCGGCTGCTGACAGTTTATCTTTATCTAAGCTGAAAGGTATCACGATCGTAGCCGGTTTGGAAACGTTGGATTCGCCACAGGAATTGAAGAAGCTGGTGCAATACTGGGGTGCTGCATCAAGCGTCTTCAGCCTTGATCTCAAGCAGGGAAAGCCTGTATGCAACAGTTCGTCAGACAATCCCTATGCCGTGATTGAAGATCCGCTGGAGATTGCTGAATTGAGCATGCAGCAGGGCGTGAATCAGATGATTCTGCTGGACCTGTCCCATGTGGGTACCGGTTTGGGAACCGGGACGGAGACCCTCTGTCGCACGTTACGCAGCCGTCACCCCGAATTGAAACTGATTACCGGCGGCGGCATCCACAGCAGAGATGATCTACTGGCCCAGGCAGAGCAGGGGGCAGACGCCGTACTGGTGGCGTCTGCGCTGCATGATGGCCGACTACAGAGAGACACAGTTCTCTCCCTGTCCTGA
- a CDS encoding RluA family pseudouridine synthase, which produces MSDELSSPPPELSSEPIEITVEARAHGWRIDHYLCRLYPNYTRVLFQTAIKQEAVLVNGLPVKAARRMRVNDRVSVRLPELPDNRLPPEDIPIDIVYEDDWIAVINKPSDMIVHPGKGNYAGTLAGALQHHFDKLSDVAGQYRPGIVHRLDRNTSGIMVVAKDNQVHAKLSAQFEKREVQKEYRAIVWGRMEFDTDFIDTFMCVHPRAREKMIVCDEGGNARNAFTYYEVIERYQAFTYVCLKPRTGRTHQLRVHMQHIGHSIVADRVYGGHKSLKMKSLGIQAEADAAERENDVLIERQALHAYCLEFFHPQSGKPMKFEAPLPEDMQNTLAALDQYQKEV; this is translated from the coding sequence ATGTCCGACGAACTTTCGTCACCACCGCCAGAACTCTCCAGCGAGCCCATTGAAATTACGGTTGAGGCTCGCGCTCATGGCTGGCGAATCGACCACTATCTGTGCCGCCTGTATCCCAATTACACCCGCGTTCTGTTTCAGACCGCGATCAAGCAGGAAGCCGTGCTGGTCAATGGTCTGCCTGTCAAAGCGGCGCGGCGGATGCGTGTGAATGATCGCGTCTCGGTCCGACTACCCGAGTTGCCCGATAATCGACTGCCTCCTGAAGATATCCCCATCGATATCGTGTACGAAGATGACTGGATTGCTGTCATCAACAAGCCTTCGGATATGATCGTGCATCCGGGCAAGGGAAATTACGCGGGGACTCTGGCGGGCGCGTTGCAGCATCATTTCGATAAATTGAGTGATGTCGCCGGCCAGTATCGTCCGGGCATCGTCCATCGGCTCGACCGGAATACAAGTGGAATCATGGTCGTCGCCAAGGATAATCAGGTGCATGCGAAGCTGAGCGCCCAGTTTGAAAAACGCGAAGTGCAGAAAGAATATCGGGCCATCGTCTGGGGACGCATGGAGTTTGATACCGATTTCATCGATACCTTTATGTGTGTGCATCCCCGGGCACGGGAAAAGATGATCGTCTGCGATGAAGGGGGCAATGCCCGCAACGCGTTCACATATTACGAAGTCATTGAACGCTACCAGGCCTTCACCTATGTTTGCCTTAAGCCACGCACCGGGCGGACGCATCAGCTGCGGGTACACATGCAGCATATCGGTCATTCGATTGTCGCTGATCGCGTTTATGGCGGCCACAAGTCTTTAAAAATGAAAAGCCTCGGGATCCAGGCTGAAGCAGATGCGGCTGAACGGGAGAATGACGTCTTGATCGAACGTCAGGCCCTTCATGCGTATTGTTTGGAATTTTTCCATCCGCAGAGTGGAAAACCGATGAAATTTGAGGCACCATTACCTGAAGACATGCAAAACACACTCGCCGCGTTAGACCAGTACCAGAAGGAAGTATGA